The following coding sequences lie in one Lolium perenne isolate Kyuss_39 chromosome 2, Kyuss_2.0, whole genome shotgun sequence genomic window:
- the LOC127331740 gene encoding uncharacterized protein: MAAGREEALKPFEERASHAEARLAKLEALLLSKDGLGSGSETSSAAAKDVLSKLDAVSAECLAEKEKNRKLTMENEKLQYRISHLIRAVKEADSKQKSL, translated from the exons ATGGCGGCGGGGCGGGAGGAAGCCCTGAAACCCTTCGAGGAGAGAGCTTCGCATGCCGAG GCACGGTTAGCAAAGCTGGAAGCCCTGCTGTTGAGCAAAG ATGGCCTAGGCAGTGGATCCGAGACAAGTTCAGCTGCCGCCAAAGATGTTCTGTCAAAGCTTGACGCAGTCAGTGCAGAATGCCtcgctgagaaggagaag AACAGGAAGCTAACCATGGAGAACGAGAAGCTCCAGTATCGTATCTCCCATCTTATCCGAGCAGTGAAAGAGGCCGACTCGAAACAGAAGTCTCTATGA
- the LOC127328352 gene encoding protein ALP1-like, with protein sequence MSSGDDFDLSDSSSSDDSDLDELLQDDDLEATMLLLAVKDLEDRAKLLNRRRGSVFGRNHIQRNRLLGHEQLMEDYFAEVPTYPAHLFRRRYRMRRSLFVRIIKDCELHSNYFKQRRNAAGVMGFSAFQKISAAMRVIAYGIHADYTDEYLRIGEDTTTQSVRRFARMIIKLYGPTYLRAPNEDDTKQLMEINEKRGWPGMLGSIDCMHWTWKNCPKAWHGQYCGKSKDATIVLEAVASQDLWIWHYFFGLPGTLNDINVLQRSPLFAKLANGEAPTCNYKVMNNEYTMGYYLADGIYPDWATFVKSVKDPQDRIEAEFAKAQEAARKDIERAFGVLQARFAIVRGPARFWDKKTLVNIMTCCVILHNMIIEDERDLSLPCFYDNVGTRVEPQRNPDRIEAFLEAHRQIENSTTHAQLVYDLKMHHWQRHGRRL encoded by the coding sequence ATGAGCTCGGGCGACGATTTCGATCTGTCGGATTCGTCGAGCTCCGACGATTCCGACCTCGACGAGCTGCTCCAGGACGACGACTTGGAGGCCACCATGCTCCTCCTCGCCGTCAAGGACCTGGAGGACCGCGCGAAGCTGCTGAATCGGAGGCGCGGCTCCGTGTTCGGCCGGAACCACATCCAGCGGAATCGCCTCCTCGGCCACGAGCAGCTGATGGAGGACTACTTCGCCGAGGTACCTACATATCCTGCCCATCTGTTCCGTAGGAGGTATCGCATGCGGCGTAGCTTGTTCGTCCGAATCATCAAAGACTGCGAATTGCATTCGAATTACTTCAAGCAACGTAGGAATGCCGCCGGGGTGATGGGTTTCAGCGCTTTCCAAAAGATCTCTGCTGCCATGAGGGTAATTGCGTATGGCATCCATGCGGATTACACCGACGAGTATCTTCGAATTGGCGAAGATACTACCACGCAGTCAGTCCGCAGGTTTGCTCGCATGATTATCAAGTTGTACGGGCCTACGTATCTCCGAGCTCCCAACGAGGATGACACCAAACAGTTGATGGAGATAAATGAGAAAAGAGGTTGGCCTGGAATGCTTGGTAGTATcgattgtatgcattggacatggaagaATTGTCCAAAAGCATGGCATGGACAGTACTGTGGCAAGAGCAAAGATGCAACCATTGTCCTTGAGGCCGTAGCATCACAAGATTTGTGGATTTGGCACTATTTTTTTGGTTTGCCGGGGAcactcaatgacatcaacgtcctgcaAAGGTCTCCTTTGTTTGCTAAATTAGCAAATGGGGAAGCACCCACTTGCAACTACAAGGTCATGAACAATGAGTACACAATGGGCTATTACCTAGCCGATGGCATCTATCCGGATTGGGCAACTTTTGTTAAGTCTGTCAAGGATCCCCAAGATAGAATAGAAGCTGAATTTGCCAAGGCTCAAGAAGCAGCTCGCAAGGACattgagagagcttttggtgttttgcaagcaaggtttgccatTGTTCGTGGCCCAGCCAGATTTTGGGACAAGAAAACCCTTGTCAacatcatgacatgttgtgtgattcttcacaacatgatcatcgaggatgaaagagacttgagcttgccctgcttctatgacaatgttggcacccgAGTGGAACCCCAACGCAATCCGGATCGCATTGAAGCTTTCCTTGAGGCACATCGACAGATTGAGAATTCCACTACCCATGCCCAGCTCGTCTATGATCTGAAGATGCACCACTGGCAGCGACATGGCCGTCGCCTTTGA